A window of Pyrobaculum aerophilum str. IM2 contains these coding sequences:
- a CDS encoding 4Fe-4S ferredoxin produces the protein MVEFIISDPSYTDDERFAIGVGLSITFRQVLVEARPSREALRAVEGAVWGALLITPCPPDLPCFNDAEKAVDYSEIYSIPVGYEGPRPATANRRVSTFNKHYMSPWRWARGGEKVEVGHPLLPLMSCLYTQLKMLNAVPVVVSDVRLSPSAASRPDYMVIPTWHEPAEVAEIVDVYLPPLKAAAIALGILIGGYKAGPVIAVAKTRDFLTAKVAEMGGYVVILDEPGDVCNFLQSRITGYAYEKKKYVVDPDLCDKCGDCLKTKCPAIVPTSLGVPQILNNCTGCGACALLCTRGAIR, from the coding sequence GTGGTTGAATTCATTATAAGCGACCCTTCTTATACCGACGACGAAAGATTCGCAATCGGCGTCGGCCTCTCAATAACATTTAGACAAGTATTAGTAGAGGCGCGGCCCAGCAGAGAGGCTCTAAGGGCAGTTGAAGGCGCAGTGTGGGGGGCCCTCCTCATTACGCCGTGTCCCCCCGATTTGCCGTGTTTTAACGACGCCGAAAAGGCAGTCGATTATTCTGAAATATACTCAATTCCTGTGGGCTACGAGGGGCCTAGGCCCGCGACTGCAAACCGCAGAGTCTCCACATTTAATAAACACTATATGTCGCCGTGGAGATGGGCGCGGGGAGGCGAGAAGGTGGAGGTAGGACATCCGCTCCTCCCCCTAATGTCTTGTCTCTATACACAACTCAAAATGTTAAACGCGGTGCCAGTAGTAGTCTCTGACGTCAGGCTCTCCCCAAGCGCCGCCTCGCGGCCAGATTACATGGTGATTCCGACGTGGCACGAGCCGGCAGAAGTGGCAGAAATAGTAGACGTCTACTTGCCCCCGCTTAAAGCCGCCGCCATAGCCCTGGGCATTTTAATTGGGGGCTATAAGGCGGGTCCTGTAATAGCAGTAGCCAAAACCCGCGACTTCCTCACGGCCAAAGTGGCCGAGATGGGGGGGTATGTCGTAATTCTAGATGAGCCGGGCGATGTGTGTAATTTCCTCCAAAGCCGCATTACTGGATACGCCTACGAGAAAAAGAAATATGTAGTGGATCCAGATTTATGCGATAAATGCGGCGATTGTCTTAAAACCAAGTGTCCAGCAATTGTTCCAACCTCCCTCGGCGTGCCGCAGATACTAAATAACTGTACGGGCTGCGGGGCGTGCGCCTTGTTATGCACAAGAGGGGCAATTCGATAA
- a CDS encoding PaRep2b protein — MKLNDEKALVLAALLGDGAIREKRGSITLTARHLLALAKYKGAGWELLRWYAEVMKESAEL, encoded by the coding sequence GTGAAGCTTAACGACGAGAAGGCCCTAGTGTTGGCCGCTCTCCTCGGCGATGGGGCAATAAGGGAGAAGAGGGGGAGCATAACGCTAACCGCAAGACATCTACTCGCCCTGGCCAAGTACAAGGGGGCAGGCTGGGAGTTGTTGAGGTGGTACGCCGAGGTGATGAAAGAGTCGGCAGAGCTTTAA
- a CDS encoding YkgJ family cysteine cluster protein: MFTCPVGCPADCCKFNSIDEMPVVLEEEIPTLLKEAENIGVKLTFKEYGEYNGVKLYKWIIEGWCPFYKGKCTTHEKKPLSCKMYPLVLNLKTGEIYLSEKCLWVQINGPKPLDHFPGEKNALKKLVIKLKIR, encoded by the coding sequence GTGTTCACATGTCCCGTGGGCTGCCCCGCTGATTGTTGTAAATTTAACAGTATAGATGAAATGCCAGTAGTCCTGGAAGAAGAAATACCAACTCTTTTAAAGGAGGCCGAGAATATAGGCGTTAAGCTCACTTTTAAAGAATACGGCGAGTACAACGGAGTAAAGCTTTACAAGTGGATTATCGAGGGGTGGTGTCCCTTCTACAAGGGGAAGTGTACTACACATGAGAAAAAACCGCTGTCATGTAAAATGTACCCCCTCGTCTTAAATTTAAAAACGGGAGAGATCTACCTCTCGGAGAAGTGCCTCTGGGTTCAAATAAACGGTCCAAAGCCGCTGGACCACTTTCCGGGCGAAAAGAATGCGCTCAAAAAACTCGTGATTAAACTTAAAATAAGGTGA
- a CDS encoding PaRep2b protein: MEDWKSRFKPTAGHHWEPRWEPRGETPRWEPRWEPHFSPQPEPREEPRWAPQWEPQRGPSGGEAWGPSGGDWKPRWEPPQHYSGESNWHGGYWGPAELREQRPQPLNFDFIQPAWEGPGEGRWAGESPAPGPREALTRAERLAPAPPPGPWESTQLLEAGAEPSKLPGLWEAGQSPGAGLTAAEGTPGGFTQPAERRAGAAELPEGNAAGRVEKPPDAWAAGGAALSEGPEPRVGDAALGEAGAEAWRAPGGTHAHGPAQPHVESESRPYGRPPAETGESAGAGGTPKPSGGPPEFERAVALKPAVEAAGDWPRGEAEARSVEPAGPPPAVWQIREAQPAPSQQPPSAEGVTPAEPHSGREDGVIRAYLQPTVAPHAESPHPVAEAGEALRGQHRAEALPPAGPHAGDLPKASLEAPRPHGAVYKEPEALPAREAAPEIQRGEAARPEVQRDIIEAKAQRGVEATGEAGSPAGLHEAARLEYAKSALQPPAAGGLQEIRAVEAERGIPQEWRAEIPSPAGAGQLEAAGAHSAGAERLAEVLREGWGGAEPVAGAPAAGRVLPVLEGAVRPAELAGVEAPRLVEAEAPAYIEPARGAAGELRSEMARFREAVEAYLKGALDQDLLKAEMAKAWEAWDEALRKSPAAASGDPVLAVLAEAFRERVERARGDREAVAELAKLAELMRLWPPEAVADAFRHGAEVLTAAEAAGLSAVEPSRAAERAEVEAGRGGAAGGLAGAGRPLQITPELREAAEGRLAGRRAVGRGAVRPPAAFRFEATPERVAAALGEAPAGAYVLAAMGRELAEAVGKRLAALREGVWSLLVDIAPYSPAKLPVGPPGIFHVPYKSQLAGYSDVAEFYKSPAGSRHLALAEALAHLAAHAALERLAYKLEGIAAYIISARAALELKRAAEAAARAGAHYAEVTKISAEEQYREAVRKAAGALPAAGRRAAAELAEELAKQIGGAARLLKAGRDLEKALEKVVEALRLERLYEIHGDKRLLQAAWARAVYKALTEGLRAPPISALDLPAGRPADPVEGAVASAARRWLAERVAALKAAARLSSPESAPPSLRHLARGLGDFKAEARRFVEEAKRAAAFSPAVKAELLSAAKRLAAASGVEKYAGVKLLQELGRVQPGGADFYSLPKRLRELSGLSEGDLIKAGYFDEALRAVYSSLRLPFKREDPRRVAEALAGRAAAVAKKLGVDPSPLLKALGELKEASVGEAPARAAGAGEALVKFAAEAVRALAERRGVNGGDALYALARAVARGLGAGRELAAEAVAELVKRGSPLAARSAKTAEALSGRLLAIPAEGYAEGRRTFIYILLHPSQLGQLKEVLDRVAAELAFKGYAAAPRPAEAALLLPEVELRRGLVYLRGNPFGELKRLAEALVRDAGRGEAAASVERLRRYALYLAKRYGLDYSPLEAGREEAAIGFAAVREAVGALKRRGRWGISLSIPLELMEGAALALGVERDEVIDVERALYWISSSELVPPFASKRAYAAAVRLYAEIAGVSEGEVWEHVYERLSNTLGPHYIRELEKFAREKLVEAWRLGAAGRKAGAPGGAVDNALGRAAGPPPASNAGATGGLIPPGEREVGAALWLARFFGGLEAANYTEVSRGLDGAAERVLEEVKARARGAWYWEAAAEAARRVVEVLATAARSRAALEYAYLALIGGRHDGDVLYGEYLRRAPEEARGLVLEAGIKFAQLARGIWERAERALGEVEEGLGRVGDLRDAISTVAQPMAAAIAYAEAGRFKEAVEAAREAARRIYEAAREAFEKAKITLERIYEIIVEAVARVLDYIKAHWFILAAAAAGLIGWAFAQQLDYTLWQDHVAKFAPLIAGVPAFKEFKTALSDSDPVLKAAEEALKHMSEDAVKRLFEEAKRAVGQSSKPWSDLRKVARDVERYGKEGVRPEHAAVAWVLLEAGLRELGDVRDKALSALREAEEKLSRGEEVEMSTKELSEFVRRARDVAHRLELLFEDLVKNVEKHSEKEMRKALAVTELAGELAEASKADFGELGGATLADKVVAFFESLAEGTAWSRVVINAAERGEAYGALIRTPRGALDKYGAGREKAKGEEGRLGAVISRLAYWLAERGVDKAVVRREGDKVEVVVDDETVAEVRIRAIKMEDERESVIFNAWGKWVEEEGKKAAELAAKIEPSKAKKHQIYALLATDGSYEAEGEVNASTTSVLQAALYRRFGMEVSRTEGGNLTEDGLKPQLAAKFYKESGGEKVVEMIRRDLEEGLRTLLGNAKLREELREKALKLLSEMKISVQGADVTDEGRQRVEEARRKIEERIKRFLTDLRLGENGSVCLVNCQFGETALTYKHEPYARVIAPLVHYIASNAPEEVMRFLAYAVLFDGHVRTGEISLTLGNFRVASRRLPLDVYDKIALYIILAAKYGVGVNGVYVRGREIRLYFDAEYATGVFATAWTELSRLWRFGMEHGLYADHIFNKLDNIRRYVEEYANKLRIEYELYSPQGVDPWVEVRFKDDRGNEIAHINIRWNGEKLRAEFTGAKEKAERLASILNALGASVEAKELGGEWRVQLTTDSITAIRRKEWLEAVKALVEELHRRGMVNERQRDRLLTEINAGPNVVEIANVELSVRAPTTNKFKRLEIVYQPRSAKAFDAAVNALRDAGFVEGVHFTAKKPEGGKLGHVYIKLPAGLWRLVELRRQGVDWADKALRRLEEIAKARGFYDLLEEYLRPAMEAETVDPRGLVAEDVERGMRAVVKDVKATWEGGKPRVVVEYEVGGDAKSFFFTWRVKTGGGGGYSRSEA; encoded by the coding sequence ATGGAGGATTGGAAAAGTCGTTTTAAACCAACGGCGGGCCACCACTGGGAGCCCCGTTGGGAGCCACGCGGCGAGACTCCCCGTTGGGAGCCGCGGTGGGAGCCCCACTTCTCCCCGCAGCCAGAGCCCAGGGAAGAACCCCGGTGGGCTCCCCAGTGGGAGCCCCAGCGGGGGCCCTCCGGCGGGGAGGCCTGGGGGCCTTCGGGAGGGGACTGGAAGCCGCGGTGGGAGCCTCCCCAGCACTACTCCGGGGAGAGCAACTGGCACGGCGGCTACTGGGGGCCGGCGGAGCTCCGCGAGCAAAGACCCCAGCCGCTTAATTTTGACTTCATCCAGCCGGCCTGGGAGGGCCCCGGGGAGGGGCGCTGGGCGGGAGAATCTCCAGCGCCCGGGCCGCGCGAGGCCTTAACTAGGGCGGAGCGCCTGGCCCCCGCGCCGCCTCCCGGGCCTTGGGAGTCAACGCAGCTTTTAGAGGCCGGCGCCGAGCCCTCTAAACTGCCCGGCCTCTGGGAGGCTGGGCAAAGCCCCGGCGCTGGCCTTACAGCCGCCGAGGGGACGCCGGGGGGTTTCACACAGCCCGCGGAAAGGCGGGCGGGGGCGGCGGAGCTCCCAGAGGGCAACGCGGCCGGGCGCGTGGAAAAGCCGCCGGACGCATGGGCGGCCGGAGGCGCGGCGCTTAGCGAAGGCCCTGAGCCGCGGGTGGGCGACGCGGCGCTTGGAGAGGCAGGCGCAGAGGCTTGGAGGGCTCCTGGAGGGACGCACGCCCACGGCCCCGCCCAGCCGCACGTGGAGTCTGAAAGCCGCCCCTACGGGCGGCCGCCCGCCGAGACCGGGGAGTCGGCGGGCGCTGGCGGCACGCCAAAGCCCTCCGGAGGGCCGCCGGAGTTTGAGAGGGCAGTTGCGCTTAAGCCTGCGGTGGAGGCGGCGGGCGACTGGCCGCGCGGCGAGGCGGAGGCCAGAAGCGTAGAGCCCGCGGGGCCTCCCCCGGCCGTCTGGCAGATACGCGAGGCACAGCCAGCGCCTTCTCAGCAACCGCCCAGTGCAGAAGGCGTAACTCCCGCAGAGCCCCATTCCGGGCGGGAGGACGGCGTAATCCGCGCCTACCTCCAGCCCACCGTTGCGCCACACGCAGAGTCTCCTCATCCCGTCGCTGAGGCTGGAGAGGCCCTCCGCGGTCAGCACAGAGCCGAGGCGTTGCCTCCCGCCGGGCCGCACGCAGGGGATCTGCCAAAAGCCTCCTTAGAGGCGCCCAGACCCCATGGAGCTGTCTACAAAGAGCCAGAGGCTCTCCCCGCGAGAGAAGCCGCGCCGGAGATCCAGCGCGGCGAGGCGGCCAGGCCGGAGGTCCAGCGCGATATTATTGAGGCCAAGGCTCAGCGCGGCGTTGAGGCAACTGGAGAAGCCGGCAGCCCAGCTGGCCTCCACGAGGCCGCCCGGTTAGAATACGCTAAGTCAGCACTCCAGCCGCCAGCCGCGGGAGGCCTCCAGGAGATCCGCGCAGTTGAGGCGGAGAGGGGGATCCCCCAGGAGTGGAGGGCAGAGATTCCATCCCCAGCCGGAGCAGGGCAGTTGGAGGCGGCTGGCGCCCACAGCGCCGGGGCGGAGCGCCTAGCCGAGGTCTTGAGGGAGGGCTGGGGAGGGGCGGAGCCGGTTGCGGGAGCCCCCGCGGCCGGCCGGGTGTTGCCGGTCTTAGAGGGGGCCGTGAGGCCGGCGGAGCTGGCTGGAGTTGAGGCGCCGCGCCTGGTAGAGGCCGAAGCTCCGGCGTATATAGAGCCGGCCAGAGGAGCGGCTGGGGAGCTTAGGTCAGAAATGGCTAGGTTTAGAGAGGCGGTTGAGGCCTATTTAAAAGGGGCTCTGGACCAGGACTTGTTAAAGGCTGAGATGGCCAAGGCGTGGGAGGCTTGGGATGAGGCGTTGCGCAAATCGCCGGCCGCGGCCTCCGGCGACCCGGTGCTGGCGGTGTTGGCAGAGGCCTTTAGAGAGAGGGTGGAGAGGGCGAGGGGGGATAGGGAGGCAGTCGCCGAGCTGGCCAAACTCGCCGAGCTCATGCGGCTCTGGCCTCCGGAGGCCGTGGCCGACGCCTTTCGCCACGGGGCAGAGGTCCTTACGGCGGCTGAGGCCGCGGGGTTGAGCGCAGTAGAGCCCTCCCGCGCGGCGGAGCGGGCAGAGGTGGAGGCGGGGCGTGGGGGAGCCGCCGGGGGACTGGCGGGGGCGGGGAGGCCTCTTCAAATTACTCCGGAGTTGCGCGAGGCCGCTGAGGGGAGGCTTGCTGGGCGGCGGGCTGTGGGCCGGGGCGCAGTCCGCCCGCCCGCCGCCTTCCGTTTTGAGGCAACCCCTGAGAGAGTGGCCGCGGCTTTGGGAGAGGCCCCCGCGGGCGCTTACGTGTTGGCGGCCATGGGGAGGGAGCTGGCCGAGGCCGTGGGTAAGAGGCTGGCAGCGCTGAGGGAGGGAGTGTGGAGTCTGTTAGTGGACATAGCGCCCTACTCCCCGGCGAAGCTCCCCGTGGGGCCTCCCGGCATATTCCACGTCCCCTATAAGAGCCAGCTGGCGGGCTACAGCGACGTGGCCGAGTTTTACAAAAGCCCGGCAGGCTCCAGGCACTTGGCCCTGGCTGAGGCGCTGGCCCACTTGGCGGCGCACGCCGCCTTGGAGAGGCTGGCCTATAAGCTAGAGGGGATCGCGGCGTATATAATCTCCGCGAGGGCGGCGCTGGAGTTGAAGAGGGCCGCGGAGGCGGCCGCCAGGGCTGGGGCGCATTACGCAGAGGTGACGAAAATAAGCGCCGAGGAGCAGTACAGAGAGGCTGTGCGGAAGGCGGCAGGGGCCTTGCCCGCGGCAGGCCGGCGCGCGGCAGCGGAGCTGGCCGAGGAGCTGGCCAAACAAATAGGCGGGGCCGCCCGCCTGCTGAAGGCCGGGAGGGACTTGGAAAAGGCCTTGGAGAAAGTGGTAGAGGCCTTGAGGCTGGAGCGCCTCTATGAAATACACGGGGACAAGAGGCTTTTACAGGCGGCTTGGGCGCGCGCGGTGTATAAGGCGCTGACGGAGGGTCTGAGGGCCCCTCCCATCAGCGCTCTGGACCTCCCAGCCGGGCGCCCGGCGGATCCCGTGGAGGGGGCCGTGGCCTCTGCGGCCAGGCGCTGGCTCGCCGAGAGAGTCGCGGCCCTCAAGGCGGCCGCCAGGCTCTCCAGCCCCGAGTCAGCCCCGCCCTCCCTCAGGCATTTGGCGAGGGGGCTAGGCGACTTCAAGGCCGAGGCCAGGCGTTTTGTGGAGGAGGCCAAAAGGGCCGCCGCCTTCTCCCCGGCCGTCAAGGCGGAGCTACTCTCAGCGGCTAAGAGGCTCGCCGCCGCTAGCGGCGTGGAGAAGTACGCTGGGGTTAAGCTGTTGCAAGAACTGGGGAGAGTCCAGCCGGGCGGTGCCGACTTCTACTCCCTGCCCAAGAGGCTGAGGGAGCTCTCGGGCCTATCCGAGGGCGACTTGATTAAAGCCGGCTACTTCGACGAGGCGCTGAGGGCAGTTTACAGCTCGTTGCGCCTGCCGTTTAAGAGGGAGGACCCCAGGCGCGTCGCCGAGGCCCTGGCCGGGAGGGCCGCGGCGGTGGCCAAAAAGCTAGGCGTAGACCCCTCCCCTCTGTTAAAAGCGCTGGGAGAGCTGAAGGAGGCCTCCGTTGGGGAGGCCCCCGCCAGAGCCGCGGGGGCGGGGGAGGCGCTGGTCAAATTCGCCGCAGAGGCGGTGAGGGCGCTCGCAGAGAGGAGGGGCGTTAACGGCGGAGACGCCCTATACGCCCTGGCCAGAGCCGTGGCGAGAGGGCTGGGCGCCGGGAGGGAGCTGGCGGCAGAGGCGGTGGCGGAGCTGGTCAAGAGGGGCTCTCCGCTAGCCGCGAGGAGCGCTAAGACCGCCGAGGCCCTCTCAGGGAGGCTTTTGGCAATACCGGCTGAGGGCTATGCGGAGGGGAGGAGGACTTTTATATACATCTTGCTACACCCCTCTCAGCTGGGACAGTTGAAAGAGGTCTTGGACAGAGTGGCCGCGGAGCTGGCCTTTAAGGGATACGCCGCCGCCCCGCGGCCGGCTGAAGCGGCGTTGTTACTGCCGGAGGTAGAGCTGAGGAGAGGCCTGGTCTACTTAAGGGGAAATCCCTTCGGCGAGTTGAAGAGACTGGCCGAGGCCTTGGTGAGGGATGCCGGAAGAGGGGAGGCCGCCGCCTCTGTTGAGAGGCTACGCAGATACGCCCTATATCTGGCGAAGAGGTATGGCCTTGATTACAGCCCGCTTGAGGCCGGGAGGGAAGAGGCGGCTATTGGCTTCGCGGCAGTGAGGGAGGCGGTGGGGGCTCTTAAGCGCAGGGGCCGCTGGGGTATTTCCCTCAGCATCCCCCTAGAGCTTATGGAGGGGGCGGCGCTGGCCCTGGGGGTGGAGAGGGACGAGGTAATTGACGTGGAGAGAGCCCTCTACTGGATTTCAAGCTCTGAGCTGGTGCCCCCATTCGCCTCTAAGAGGGCCTACGCCGCCGCCGTTAGGCTATACGCCGAAATAGCCGGGGTGAGCGAGGGGGAGGTCTGGGAGCATGTGTACGAGCGGCTGTCCAACACCCTCGGCCCCCATTACATTAGAGAGCTGGAGAAATTCGCCAGGGAGAAGCTTGTGGAGGCATGGAGGCTGGGCGCCGCTGGCAGAAAGGCGGGGGCGCCCGGCGGGGCCGTGGACAACGCCCTCGGCCGGGCTGCAGGCCCGCCCCCGGCCTCAAACGCTGGGGCTACCGGCGGCCTTATCCCCCCTGGGGAGAGGGAGGTGGGCGCCGCTTTGTGGCTGGCGAGGTTTTTCGGGGGGCTTGAGGCGGCTAATTACACAGAGGTGAGCCGCGGGCTTGACGGAGCCGCTGAGCGAGTGCTTGAGGAAGTCAAGGCGAGGGCGCGGGGGGCGTGGTACTGGGAGGCGGCCGCTGAGGCGGCGAGGAGAGTGGTTGAGGTTTTGGCCACGGCGGCTAGGTCTAGGGCGGCTTTGGAATACGCCTATTTGGCTCTCATTGGCGGGCGGCATGACGGCGATGTCCTATACGGCGAGTACCTCAGGCGCGCCCCTGAGGAGGCCAGGGGGCTCGTGCTGGAGGCAGGCATTAAATTCGCCCAGCTGGCCAGAGGTATCTGGGAGAGGGCGGAGAGGGCCTTAGGCGAAGTGGAGGAGGGGCTTGGCCGCGTTGGCGATTTGCGCGACGCGATTTCAACGGTAGCGCAACCCATGGCGGCCGCAATCGCCTACGCAGAGGCCGGACGTTTTAAAGAGGCAGTTGAGGCGGCGAGGGAGGCAGCCCGGCGTATATACGAGGCGGCCCGGGAGGCCTTTGAAAAAGCCAAGATAACGCTAGAGCGCATATACGAAATAATAGTAGAGGCAGTGGCGAGAGTCCTTGACTACATAAAAGCGCATTGGTTTATACTGGCCGCCGCGGCGGCCGGGCTAATCGGCTGGGCCTTTGCACAGCAATTGGACTACACGCTTTGGCAAGACCACGTGGCGAAATTCGCGCCGCTGATAGCAGGAGTACCAGCATTTAAGGAGTTCAAGACAGCCCTAAGCGACAGCGACCCCGTGCTCAAGGCGGCTGAGGAGGCGTTAAAGCACATGTCTGAAGACGCGGTTAAGAGGCTGTTTGAAGAGGCCAAAAGGGCTGTGGGACAGAGCTCAAAGCCGTGGTCTGATTTGAGGAAGGTAGCTAGGGATGTGGAAAGGTACGGCAAAGAGGGCGTTAGGCCGGAGCACGCCGCTGTGGCGTGGGTCCTCCTTGAGGCCGGGCTGAGGGAGCTGGGCGATGTGAGAGACAAGGCGCTGTCGGCGCTTAGAGAGGCGGAGGAGAAATTGTCAAGGGGCGAGGAGGTAGAAATGTCAACAAAAGAGCTGTCGGAATTTGTGAGAAGGGCGCGGGACGTGGCGCACCGCCTTGAGCTGTTGTTTGAAGATCTTGTGAAAAACGTTGAAAAGCACAGCGAAAAGGAGATGAGAAAAGCCCTCGCCGTAACGGAATTGGCCGGGGAGCTGGCTGAGGCGTCTAAAGCTGACTTCGGCGAGCTAGGCGGCGCCACTCTCGCCGACAAGGTCGTCGCGTTTTTTGAAAGCCTGGCAGAGGGCACGGCGTGGAGCCGCGTTGTGATAAACGCCGCGGAAAGGGGAGAGGCGTACGGGGCGTTAATCAGAACGCCGAGAGGCGCATTAGACAAATACGGCGCGGGCAGGGAAAAGGCAAAGGGCGAGGAGGGGCGGTTAGGCGCTGTTATCTCCCGTCTCGCCTACTGGCTCGCCGAGAGAGGCGTTGACAAGGCCGTGGTTAGGCGCGAAGGCGATAAGGTGGAAGTCGTGGTAGACGACGAGACTGTGGCGGAAGTAAGGATTAGGGCGATCAAGATGGAAGATGAGAGGGAAAGCGTTATCTTCAATGCGTGGGGCAAGTGGGTAGAGGAGGAGGGCAAAAAGGCCGCGGAGCTTGCGGCGAAAATAGAGCCTAGCAAAGCGAAAAAACACCAAATTTACGCACTGTTGGCCACAGACGGAAGCTATGAGGCAGAGGGCGAGGTCAATGCCAGCACCACCTCCGTTCTGCAAGCCGCGTTGTACAGGCGGTTTGGAATGGAGGTGTCACGTACGGAGGGAGGCAATTTGACTGAAGACGGCCTCAAGCCCCAACTAGCGGCCAAGTTCTACAAGGAGAGCGGCGGGGAGAAGGTGGTGGAAATGATTCGACGCGATTTAGAGGAGGGTTTGAGGACGTTACTGGGTAACGCCAAACTAAGGGAGGAGCTTAGAGAAAAGGCGTTGAAGCTCCTCAGCGAGATGAAAATCTCGGTGCAAGGCGCCGACGTTACCGATGAGGGCAGACAGAGGGTAGAGGAGGCGAGGAGGAAGATTGAGGAGCGTATAAAGAGATTCTTGACGGATCTTCGCCTTGGTGAAAACGGCTCCGTCTGCCTTGTGAATTGCCAATTCGGCGAGACGGCGCTGACGTATAAGCACGAGCCGTACGCCCGCGTAATTGCGCCGTTAGTGCACTATATTGCCTCAAACGCGCCGGAGGAGGTCATGAGGTTCCTGGCATATGCAGTGCTTTTCGACGGACACGTGAGGACAGGCGAGATATCCCTCACGCTTGGCAATTTCCGTGTGGCGTCAAGACGCCTCCCGCTTGATGTTTACGACAAAATCGCTCTGTATATAATCCTCGCCGCGAAATATGGCGTAGGGGTTAATGGAGTGTATGTAAGAGGGCGCGAGATCAGGCTGTATTTCGACGCAGAATACGCCACTGGGGTGTTCGCGACGGCGTGGACTGAGCTCTCGCGGCTGTGGAGATTCGGCATGGAGCATGGCCTATACGCCGATCACATTTTTAATAAGCTAGATAACATTAGAAGGTACGTGGAGGAGTACGCTAACAAGCTGAGGATTGAATATGAACTTTACAGCCCGCAGGGCGTAGACCCGTGGGTGGAGGTGAGGTTTAAGGACGATAGGGGAAATGAGATAGCCCACATAAACATTAGGTGGAATGGCGAAAAACTACGCGCCGAATTCACTGGCGCTAAAGAAAAGGCAGAAAGACTGGCCTCAATACTAAACGCGCTGGGCGCCAGCGTAGAGGCGAAGGAGCTTGGTGGGGAGTGGCGCGTACAGCTTACAACTGACTCCATCACCGCAATACGCCGTAAGGAGTGGCTGGAGGCGGTTAAGGCCTTAGTGGAGGAGTTGCACAGAAGGGGAATGGTAAACGAGAGGCAAAGGGATAGATTGCTGACTGAAATAAACGCCGGGCCCAACGTAGTCGAAATTGCAAACGTGGAGCTCAGCGTTAGGGCGCCGACAACTAACAAATTCAAGCGGCTGGAGATAGTGTACCAGCCGAGATCTGCAAAAGCCTTTGACGCCGCCGTAAATGCTCTTAGGGACGCTGGCTTTGTTGAGGGAGTACACTTCACGGCAAAAAAGCCGGAAGGGGGCAAACTTGGCCACGTATACATTAAGTTGCCTGCTGGCCTTTGGCGCCTTGTGGAGCTGAGGAGGCAGGGTGTCGACTGGGCCGACAAGGCGCTTAGGCGCCTCGAGGAGATTGCAAAGGCGAGAGGTTTCTACGACCTTCTGGAGGAGTACTTAAGGCCGGCTATGGAGGCAGAAACAGTGGACCCGAGAGGGTTAGTGGCTGAAGATGTCGAGAGAGGAATGAGGGCTGTAGTGAAAGACGTTAAGGCGACGTGGGAGGGCGGTAAGCCTAGAGTTGTGGTGGAGTACGAGGTAGGCGGGGATGCTAAATCCTTCTTTTTCACTTGGCGCGTAAAAACGGGAGGGGGGGGGGGTTATAGCAGGAGTGAAGCTTAA
- a CDS encoding 50S ribosomal protein L14e produces MVKVIDIGRVVVKVLGREAGRKAVVVDIVDENYVVITGPKPITGVKRRRVNINHIEPTDKKIDIKRGASDDEVAKAIEAAGLVEYMRERVKPSFVGITKAETK; encoded by the coding sequence ATGGTTAAGGTCATCGATATCGGCAGAGTTGTAGTTAAAGTTCTGGGGAGGGAGGCCGGCAGGAAGGCCGTTGTTGTGGATATCGTAGATGAAAATTACGTGGTAATCACAGGGCCTAAGCCCATTACTGGCGTAAAGAGGAGGAGAGTAAATATTAACCACATTGAGCCTACTGACAAAAAAATTGACATTAAGAGAGGGGCGTCTGACGACGAAGTCGCCAAGGCCATAGAGGCAGCGGGGCTTGTTGAGTACATGCGCGAAAGGGTAAAGCCAAGCTTCGTGGGTATTACTAAGGCTGAGACTAAGTGA